From the Archangium lipolyticum genome, one window contains:
- the ettA gene encoding energy-dependent translational throttle protein EttA: MAQNFIFTMQDLRKVKGGKEILKGIYLSFFPGAKIGVIGPNGSGKSTLLRIMAGVDKEFFGVAKPDPSARVGYLAQEPQLDNSLDVKGNVELGLKQVRALLDRFNEVSAKFAEPMDDAAMEKLLAEQGRLQDAIDACNGWELDRTLEMAMDALRLPPGDADVTKLSGGEKRRVALCRILLEKPDLLLLDEPTNHLDAESVAWLEQALKEYKGTIVCITHDRYFLDNVAEWILELDRGEGVPWKGNYSSWLDQKQKRLELEEKSESARQKTLKRELEWVRASPKARQAKSKARIAAYEDLLNQTQEKRDPTGEVTIPPGPKLGGLVVEAKGLRKAYGDRLLVDELNFKLPPGGIVGIIGPNGAGKTTLFRMLTGVEKPDAGELRIGETVKMAYVDQSRDALDGDKSVFDEVSGGLDYIDLGRAGQIPSRAYLAGFAFKGQDQQKRVKDLSGGERNRVHLAKMLKSGGNVLLLDEPTNDLDVETLRSLEDALLNFAGCAVVISHDRWFLDRIATHILAFEGDSRAFFFEGNFQDYEADKKKRLGAEALEPHRIRYRPLTRS, translated from the coding sequence ATGGCCCAGAACTTCATCTTCACCATGCAGGACCTGCGGAAGGTCAAGGGCGGCAAGGAGATCCTCAAGGGCATCTACCTGTCCTTCTTCCCGGGAGCGAAGATCGGCGTCATCGGTCCGAACGGCTCCGGTAAGTCGACGCTGCTGCGCATCATGGCGGGCGTGGACAAGGAATTCTTCGGCGTGGCCAAGCCGGACCCGAGCGCACGTGTGGGCTACCTGGCACAGGAGCCGCAGCTCGACAACTCGCTGGACGTGAAAGGCAACGTGGAGCTGGGCCTCAAGCAGGTGCGTGCGCTGCTGGACCGCTTCAACGAGGTGAGCGCGAAGTTCGCCGAGCCCATGGACGACGCGGCGATGGAGAAGCTGCTGGCCGAGCAGGGCCGGTTGCAGGATGCCATCGACGCCTGCAACGGCTGGGAGTTGGATCGGACCCTGGAGATGGCGATGGACGCGCTGCGTCTGCCGCCCGGGGACGCGGATGTGACGAAGCTGTCCGGCGGTGAGAAGCGCCGCGTGGCGCTGTGCAGGATTCTGCTGGAGAAGCCGGACCTGCTGCTGCTGGACGAGCCCACCAACCACCTGGACGCCGAGAGCGTGGCGTGGCTGGAGCAGGCCCTGAAGGAGTACAAGGGCACCATCGTCTGCATCACGCACGACCGGTACTTCCTCGACAACGTGGCGGAGTGGATTCTGGAGCTGGACCGCGGCGAGGGAGTGCCCTGGAAGGGCAACTACTCGAGCTGGCTGGACCAGAAGCAGAAGCGGCTGGAGCTGGAGGAGAAGTCGGAGAGCGCGCGGCAGAAGACGCTCAAGCGCGAGCTGGAGTGGGTGCGGGCCTCGCCCAAGGCGCGCCAGGCGAAGAGCAAGGCGCGTATCGCGGCGTACGAGGATCTGCTCAACCAGACGCAGGAGAAGAGGGATCCGACGGGCGAGGTGACGATTCCGCCCGGGCCGAAGCTGGGTGGCCTGGTGGTGGAGGCCAAGGGGCTGCGCAAGGCGTACGGGGACCGGCTGCTGGTCGACGAGCTGAACTTCAAGCTGCCGCCGGGCGGCATCGTGGGAATCATCGGGCCGAACGGCGCGGGCAAGACGACGCTGTTCCGGATGCTCACGGGAGTGGAGAAGCCGGACGCGGGCGAGCTGCGCATCGGCGAGACGGTGAAGATGGCGTACGTGGACCAGAGCCGCGACGCGCTGGACGGGGACAAGAGCGTCTTCGACGAGGTGAGCGGCGGGCTGGACTACATCGACCTGGGCCGTGCGGGACAGATTCCGAGCCGTGCGTACCTGGCGGGCTTCGCGTTCAAGGGACAGGACCAGCAGAAGCGGGTGAAGGACCTGTCGGGCGGCGAGCGCAACCGGGTGCACCTGGCGAAGATGCTGAAGAGTGGCGGCAACGTGCTGCTGCTGGACGAGCCCACGAACGACCTGGACGTGGAGACGCTGCGGAGCCTGGAGGACGCGCTGCTGAACTTCGCGGGGTGCGCGGTGGTGATCAGCCACGACCGGTGGTTCCTGGACCGCATCGCGACGCACATCCTGGCGTTCGAGGGAGACAGCCGGGCGTTCTTCTTCGAGGGCAACTTCCAGGACTACGAGGCGGACAAGAAGAAGCGGCTGGGGGCGGAGGCGCTGGAGCCGCACCGCATCCGCTACCGTCCGCTCACGAGGAGCTGA
- a CDS encoding FHA domain-containing protein, which produces MLTVKELRTLAVRLTEPFFCQQVGPFALVQKPPRPVVEQMAMRLGAQRTVLGPGMGSLEALQVSMLLNFDLLQVATLPPLRSQDSLAVGRLPSCDLVINDPSVSKHHAELRWYGPASSCRVRDLRSTNSTFRNGQPLVPEREYLLRDGDLLRFGNADFAFFLAKSLHLRLLRSGPTPMAPAVGPGRRGIPPGE; this is translated from the coding sequence ATGCTGACCGTGAAGGAGCTGAGGACACTGGCGGTGCGCCTGACGGAGCCGTTCTTCTGTCAGCAGGTGGGTCCGTTCGCGCTGGTGCAGAAGCCGCCCAGGCCGGTGGTGGAGCAGATGGCGATGCGGCTGGGGGCTCAACGCACGGTGCTGGGCCCCGGCATGGGCAGCCTGGAGGCGCTTCAGGTGTCGATGCTGTTGAATTTCGACCTGTTGCAGGTGGCGACGCTGCCCCCGCTGCGCTCCCAGGACTCGCTGGCGGTGGGGCGGTTGCCGAGCTGTGACCTGGTCATCAACGACCCGTCCGTGTCCAAGCACCACGCGGAGCTGCGCTGGTACGGGCCGGCCTCCAGCTGCCGCGTGAGGGACCTGCGCTCCACCAACAGCACCTTCCGCAATGGCCAGCCCCTGGTGCCCGAGCGGGAGTACCTCCTGAGGGACGGGGACCTGCTGCGCTTCGGGAACGCGGATTTCGCCTTCTTCCTGGCGAAGTCGCTCCACCTCCGGCTGCTGCGCAGTGGCCCCACGCCGATGGCCCCCGCGGTGGGCCCCGGCCGGCGCGGCATCCCGCCTGGGGAGTAG
- a CDS encoding ABC transporter ATP-binding protein, with translation MSSTPALELRGLTKTYGGKLTALSDVNLSIRPGEIFALLGPNGAGKTTLIGSVCGLVKKTSGKIILFGKDLDEDPVRPRYEVGLVPQEINFDPFFTVAESLHIQQGFYGQHRDEARVQEVLTALNLQNKADSLTRALSGGMKRRLLIAKALVHKPKLVFLDEPTAGVDVELRRDLWTYVRKLASEGTTIVLTTHYLEEAEELADRVGVINEGKLLLVEDKKALLRRLGEKRLVVTFTDAVAVLPESTRQMGAVLSADGSTLTYAEREGCAPASDILRALYTQGLPVNNVETRHSRLEDILIDILRGKPAASASTTP, from the coding sequence ATGTCCTCCACCCCCGCGCTCGAGCTCCGAGGTCTCACGAAGACCTACGGCGGCAAGCTCACGGCCCTCTCCGACGTCAACCTCAGCATCCGCCCCGGGGAGATCTTCGCCCTGCTCGGCCCCAACGGCGCCGGCAAGACGACCCTCATCGGTTCGGTGTGCGGGCTGGTGAAGAAGACGAGCGGGAAGATCATCCTCTTCGGCAAGGACCTGGACGAAGATCCGGTGCGCCCGCGCTACGAGGTGGGGCTGGTGCCGCAGGAGATCAACTTCGACCCCTTCTTCACGGTGGCCGAGTCGCTCCACATCCAGCAGGGCTTCTACGGGCAGCACCGGGACGAGGCGCGGGTACAGGAGGTCCTCACCGCGCTCAACCTTCAGAACAAGGCGGACTCGCTCACGCGCGCGCTGTCGGGCGGAATGAAGCGCCGGCTGCTCATCGCCAAGGCGCTGGTGCACAAGCCGAAGCTCGTCTTCCTGGACGAGCCCACCGCGGGCGTGGACGTGGAGCTGCGCCGGGACTTGTGGACGTACGTGCGCAAGCTGGCCTCCGAGGGCACCACCATCGTCCTCACCACGCACTACCTGGAGGAGGCCGAGGAGCTGGCTGACCGCGTGGGCGTCATCAACGAGGGCAAGCTGCTGCTGGTGGAGGACAAGAAGGCGCTGCTGCGCCGGCTGGGCGAGAAGCGGCTCGTCGTCACCTTCACCGACGCCGTCGCCGTGCTCCCCGAGTCCACGCGTCAGATGGGGGCCGTACTCTCCGCCGATGGCTCCACCCTCACCTACGCCGAGCGCGAGGGCTGCGCTCCCGCCAGCGACATCCTCCGCGCCCTCTACACGCAGGGCCTGCCCGTCAACAACGTGGAGACGCGCCACTCGCGCCTCGAGGACATCCTCATCGACATCCTGCGCGGCAAGCCCGCCGCCTCCGCCTCGACGACACCATGA
- a CDS encoding ABC transporter permease yields the protein MNTIGMKTLLAKEVRRFMRVPGQTVLSPLISTSLYFLVFGYSLSGRVHEVEGVPYLSFIVPGLVFLGLANNAFLNSSSSLFITKIQGTVVDLLVAPLGPLELMAGFIGGAMVRGLMVGGLTWAVATLFTGFRLEHAPATLFFLLLSSYTFSVLGVLAAVWAEKFEQINFFPTFVMLPLTFLGGIFYSVRTLPSPWNHLSLFNPMVYMVEGLRYGMLGTSGFSPLLGSGILLALAVFATGVAWAALQSGYKLKA from the coding sequence ATGAACACCATCGGGATGAAGACCCTGCTGGCGAAGGAGGTCCGGCGCTTCATGCGCGTGCCGGGCCAGACCGTCCTCTCGCCCCTCATCAGCACCTCGCTCTACTTCCTCGTCTTCGGCTATTCGCTCTCCGGGCGCGTGCACGAGGTCGAGGGCGTGCCGTACCTGTCCTTCATCGTCCCGGGCCTCGTCTTCCTGGGCCTGGCCAACAACGCCTTCCTCAACAGCAGCTCCTCGCTGTTCATCACCAAGATTCAAGGCACGGTGGTGGACCTGCTGGTGGCGCCCCTGGGGCCCCTGGAGCTGATGGCCGGCTTCATCGGCGGAGCCATGGTGCGCGGGCTGATGGTGGGCGGGCTCACCTGGGCCGTGGCCACGCTCTTCACCGGCTTCCGCCTGGAGCACGCGCCCGCCACCCTCTTCTTCCTGCTGCTCTCCTCCTACACCTTCAGCGTGCTGGGGGTGCTCGCGGCGGTGTGGGCCGAGAAGTTCGAGCAGATCAACTTCTTCCCCACCTTCGTGATGCTGCCGCTCACCTTCCTGGGCGGCATCTTCTACTCGGTGCGCACGCTGCCCTCGCCGTGGAACCACCTCAGCCTCTTCAACCCCATGGTCTATATGGTGGAGGGGCTGCGCTACGGGATGCTGGGCACCAGCGGCTTCTCCCCTTTGCTGGGCAGCGGAATCCTTCTGGCCCTCGCGGTGTTTGCTACCGGCGTGGCCTGGGCTGCATTGCAATCTGGTTACAAATTGAAAGCATGA
- a CDS encoding serine/threonine protein kinase → MAVPFGKYQLLRKIASGGMGQVFLALEKGSGLERLVVLKLILPHLAEDEDFLEMFLEEARLVARLAHPNLITILELTEIDGRHCLAMEYVQGDDVRRMEKFARSLSRPLPVGLVLRIIAEAAAGLHYAHQARDPQGRPLQLVHRDVSPQNILVGFDGGVKVIDFGVAKAVGSASHTATGVLKGKYPYMSPEQANGQPVDARSDLFALGVVLWELLTGRRLFKGESDMMTLRLVRDCQVAKPSQLNPKLPPGLDELVLKALAPTPQERYPDCGAFRLAIEDYILQQRLPASNAHLSAFLREVYAERIARESDPANLDQLAEDTDLDAKTNPSRSSVRSQSQRPPLPPPPGSPPSQTGTPAVSPPRPITLVASRPTLSISPLPVTRRRRMPVVPMVAGLGALLISAGVALVFLRSTPAESLAPMPEHPPVAQPTPPTQPERAPAPQAVTLKVLSEPSGAVVVVDGKQHGETPLELPLTTNAPPVMLALKLDGYEPVSRPVSAGDAPEVSVKLTPKPAVQKPRRPSASPLGIKTDR, encoded by the coding sequence ATGGCAGTCCCCTTCGGCAAGTACCAGTTGTTGCGCAAGATCGCCTCCGGCGGGATGGGACAGGTGTTCCTCGCGCTGGAGAAGGGATCTGGGCTGGAGAGGCTCGTCGTCCTCAAGCTCATCCTGCCGCACCTGGCCGAGGATGAGGACTTCCTCGAGATGTTCCTGGAGGAGGCGAGGCTGGTGGCGCGGCTGGCGCATCCCAACCTCATCACCATCCTGGAGCTGACGGAGATCGACGGCCGGCACTGCCTGGCCATGGAGTACGTGCAGGGCGACGACGTGCGCCGGATGGAGAAGTTCGCGCGCTCGCTGAGCAGACCGCTGCCGGTGGGGCTGGTGCTGCGCATCATCGCGGAGGCGGCCGCGGGGCTGCACTACGCGCACCAGGCGAGAGACCCCCAGGGCCGGCCGCTGCAGCTGGTGCACCGGGACGTGTCGCCGCAGAACATCCTGGTGGGCTTCGACGGAGGCGTGAAGGTCATCGACTTCGGAGTGGCCAAGGCGGTGGGCAGCGCGTCGCACACGGCCACCGGAGTGCTCAAGGGCAAGTACCCGTACATGTCGCCGGAGCAGGCCAATGGCCAGCCGGTGGACGCGCGGAGTGATCTGTTCGCCCTGGGTGTGGTGCTGTGGGAGTTGCTGACGGGCCGGCGCCTCTTCAAGGGCGAGTCGGACATGATGACGCTGCGGCTGGTGCGGGACTGCCAGGTGGCGAAGCCCTCGCAGCTCAACCCCAAGCTGCCGCCGGGCCTCGACGAGCTGGTGCTCAAGGCGCTGGCGCCCACGCCGCAGGAGCGCTACCCGGACTGCGGGGCCTTCCGGCTGGCCATCGAGGACTACATCCTCCAGCAGCGGTTGCCGGCCAGCAACGCGCACCTGTCCGCCTTCCTGCGGGAGGTGTACGCGGAGCGCATCGCGCGCGAGTCGGACCCGGCCAACCTGGACCAGCTCGCCGAGGACACGGACCTGGACGCGAAGACCAATCCGTCCCGCAGCAGCGTCCGTTCGCAGTCGCAGCGGCCTCCGCTCCCGCCCCCGCCCGGCTCTCCCCCCTCGCAGACGGGGACCCCGGCCGTCTCACCGCCCAGGCCCATCACGCTGGTCGCCTCCCGGCCCACGCTGTCCATCAGTCCCCTCCCCGTCACGCGGCGGCGGCGCATGCCGGTGGTGCCGATGGTGGCCGGACTGGGCGCGCTGCTCATCAGCGCGGGAGTCGCGCTCGTCTTCCTGCGCTCCACGCCCGCGGAGTCCCTCGCGCCCATGCCGGAGCACCCTCCGGTGGCCCAACCCACCCCACCCACGCAGCCCGAGCGGGCCCCGGCGCCGCAAGCGGTGACGTTGAAGGTGCTCTCGGAGCCGTCGGGCGCGGTGGTGGTGGTGGATGGGAAGCAGCATGGAGAGACGCCGCTGGAACTGCCGCTCACCACGAACGCGCCACCGGTGATGCTCGCCCTGAAGCTGGATGGCTACGAGCCGGTGTCACGCCCGGTGTCCGCCGGGGACGCACCCGAGGTCTCGGTGAAGCTCACGCCGAAGCCCGCGGTACAGAAGCCCCGCCGCCCCTCGGCCTCGCCGCTGGGCATCAAGACGGACCGTTGA
- a CDS encoding serine hydrolase domain-containing protein — MPNLTAPSLALPVLFAVMLGCAGATSSTRALPAADAHAVDAIFAAHDTPEAPGASVVVIHEGRVVLSRAYGLADLQTRTRATPETQYRLASLSKQFTATAIMLLAEEGKLRYDDRVADVLPGFPAYLREVRIRHLLHHTSGIWDYEAFVPDTQTVQVKDRDVLELLSRADRTYFPPGSAVRYSNSGYAVLALVVERVGGMPFARFLHERIFAPLGMRSTVAHEEGISTVARRAYGYVADANGFRPRDQSPTSAVLGDGGIYSSVAELVAWDAALDAHTLVRADTQRLAWTPPTLPDGASARYGFGWFVDEDGGRMRLSHHGETSGFTNAIVKYPEQRLTVIVLTNRAGGEPWRLAQRLADRWLGHETERREWPFETFPNAR; from the coding sequence ATGCCGAACCTCACCGCCCCTTCCCTCGCGCTCCCCGTCCTCTTCGCCGTGATGCTGGGATGCGCCGGAGCCACGTCGAGCACCCGGGCGCTCCCGGCCGCGGACGCGCACGCCGTGGATGCGATCTTCGCCGCCCATGACACCCCGGAGGCGCCTGGCGCCAGCGTCGTGGTCATCCACGAAGGGCGGGTCGTGCTCAGCCGCGCCTACGGACTGGCGGACCTCCAGACGCGCACCCGGGCCACGCCGGAGACCCAGTACCGCCTGGCCTCGCTCTCCAAGCAGTTCACGGCCACCGCCATCATGCTCCTGGCCGAGGAAGGCAAGCTCCGCTACGACGACCGCGTGGCCGACGTGCTCCCCGGCTTCCCGGCGTACCTGCGCGAGGTCCGCATCCGGCACCTGCTCCACCACACCTCGGGCATCTGGGACTACGAGGCCTTCGTCCCGGACACCCAGACCGTGCAGGTGAAGGACAGGGACGTCCTCGAGCTGCTCTCCCGCGCCGACCGCACGTACTTCCCGCCCGGGAGCGCGGTGCGCTACAGCAACTCCGGCTACGCGGTGCTCGCCCTCGTCGTGGAGCGGGTGGGCGGAATGCCCTTCGCCCGGTTCCTGCACGAGCGCATCTTCGCCCCGCTCGGCATGCGCTCGACGGTCGCCCATGAGGAGGGCATCTCGACGGTGGCACGGCGCGCCTACGGCTACGTGGCCGATGCGAACGGCTTCCGCCCGAGAGACCAGAGCCCCACCAGCGCGGTGCTGGGAGATGGTGGCATCTACTCGTCCGTGGCGGAGCTGGTGGCCTGGGACGCGGCGCTGGACGCGCACACGCTCGTCCGTGCGGACACCCAGCGGCTCGCGTGGACGCCGCCGACGCTGCCGGATGGCGCGTCCGCGCGTTATGGGTTCGGCTGGTTCGTCGATGAGGACGGGGGACGGATGCGTCTCTCCCATCATGGCGAGACGAGTGGCTTCACCAACGCCATCGTGAAGTACCCGGAGCAGCGGCTCACGGTCATCGTCCTGACGAATCGTGCCGGCGGGGAGCCGTGGAGGCTCGCGCAGCGGCTCGCGGACCGCTGGCTCGGCCACGAGACGGAGCGGCGCGAGTGGCCCTTCGAGACCTTCCCCAACGCGCGTTAG
- a CDS encoding NCS2 family permease, with protein MEALERFFLIRERGSSVGTELRAGLVTFLTMAYILLVNPQILSEAGMPVADVTVATALGAAFGTLLMGVYAKFPFALAPGMGLNAYFTYGVVKGLGVDWRFALTAVFVEGLLFIVLSYGGIRTIILNAIPAPIKLATTTGIGLFLALIGLKNAGLVADSPATLVQLGVLHAPVPLLALAGLVLIGALMSRKVQGALLIGIAVVAVAAWGLGLAKAPESFVSVPGLPRETFWAFDFSQVLTGKFLTVMLAFLFVDVFDTAGTLLGVGRIGGFLKPNGELPGAGRGFMADAVGTVAGAAFGTSTVTCYIESAAGVEEGGRTGLTAVVVSVLFLLSLFFVPTLAAIPPVATAPVLVVVGALMMSGARELDWSRMDDALPAFLTIALMPFTYSIANGISAGIVSYAALKLLSGRPREAHPVVYVLAVLLVLHYATGGGA; from the coding sequence ATGGAAGCTCTCGAGCGTTTCTTCCTCATCCGTGAGCGGGGCTCGTCCGTGGGGACGGAGCTGCGCGCGGGCCTGGTGACGTTCCTGACCATGGCCTACATCCTGCTGGTCAACCCGCAGATTCTGTCCGAGGCGGGGATGCCGGTGGCGGATGTGACGGTGGCCACGGCCCTGGGAGCGGCGTTCGGCACGCTGCTGATGGGGGTGTACGCGAAGTTCCCGTTCGCGCTGGCACCGGGCATGGGGCTGAACGCGTACTTCACCTATGGGGTGGTGAAGGGGCTGGGGGTGGACTGGCGCTTCGCGCTGACGGCGGTGTTCGTCGAGGGCCTGCTGTTCATCGTGCTGTCGTACGGAGGAATCCGGACGATCATCCTCAATGCGATTCCGGCACCCATCAAGCTGGCCACGACGACGGGCATTGGCCTGTTCCTGGCGCTCATCGGGCTGAAGAACGCGGGGCTGGTGGCGGACAGCCCGGCGACGCTGGTGCAGCTGGGGGTGTTGCACGCGCCGGTGCCGCTGCTGGCATTGGCGGGGCTGGTGCTCATCGGGGCGTTGATGTCGCGGAAGGTGCAGGGGGCGTTGTTGATAGGCATCGCGGTGGTGGCGGTAGCGGCGTGGGGGCTGGGGCTGGCGAAGGCGCCGGAGTCGTTCGTGAGCGTGCCGGGGCTGCCGCGCGAGACGTTCTGGGCGTTCGACTTCTCGCAGGTGCTGACGGGGAAGTTCCTGACGGTGATGCTGGCGTTCCTGTTCGTGGACGTGTTCGACACGGCGGGCACGCTGTTGGGAGTGGGGCGTATCGGAGGCTTCCTGAAGCCGAACGGTGAGCTGCCGGGAGCGGGCCGGGGCTTCATGGCGGACGCGGTGGGAACGGTGGCGGGGGCGGCGTTCGGCACGAGCACGGTGACGTGCTACATCGAGTCGGCGGCGGGCGTGGAGGAGGGTGGGCGCACGGGACTGACGGCGGTGGTGGTGTCGGTGCTGTTCCTGCTGTCGCTCTTCTTCGTACCGACGCTGGCGGCGATTCCGCCGGTGGCGACGGCGCCGGTGCTGGTGGTGGTGGGGGCGCTGATGATGAGTGGAGCGCGCGAGCTGGATTGGAGCCGGATGGATGACGCGCTGCCGGCGTTCCTGACGATCGCGCTGATGCCTTTCACCTACTCCATCGCGAACGGAATCAGCGCGGGCATCGTGTCCTACGCGGCGCTGAAGCTGTTGTCGGGACGTCCGCGCGAGGCGCACCCGGTGGTGTACGTGCTGGCGGTCCTGCTGGTGCTGCACTACGCCACGGGAGGGGGAGCCTGA
- a CDS encoding hybrid sensor histidine kinase/response regulator — MSAVTQVSHSSTAATSENHGDALLSALAEVERASPDGSLVLRVVRDAAGAIADFECVFINAAGEQVTRRVAGPLLGRRMLEVFPTEKARQHFAMYRQVVESGQPCVLEVMLPEDEGMWLRITLTRFQDGVLVRFQDISPSKRSERERDTLLVQEVTGRLEAEALARERAGELNAARERLVQTERLSVAGQLAAGVGHEINNPLAFVTGNLHVALEQLSVAARELGPTVAERLKDTVHALEDARRGAERIRTIVKDLRTLARADETRLGPVDVHAALEFSVSLAMPHLRHRAQVERRYGVVPPVRANEAKLGQVFLNLLVNAAQAIPEGDVTRHRVSLVTRREGERVVVEVRDTGVGMTPEVLARIFEPFFTTKDQGEGTGLGLSICLGIIHSMEGELKAESEPGRGSTFRVVLPVSEVLDVMAVPTPARTMADVQARKRVLIIDDEPGIGSVMRRILGRVHEVVVVQSGREALAVLEKDDGFDRVFCDLMMADLTGMDLYARLVETRPECLSRFVYMTGGGFTDRARDFLKQVSAPRIDKPFEAEVIRALVAQAPPRRAT; from the coding sequence ATGTCCGCCGTGACCCAAGTCAGCCACTCGTCCACCGCCGCCACTTCCGAGAATCATGGGGACGCCCTGCTGAGCGCCCTGGCCGAGGTGGAGCGGGCGAGCCCGGATGGCAGCCTGGTGCTGAGGGTCGTGCGGGACGCCGCCGGGGCCATCGCCGATTTCGAGTGCGTGTTCATCAACGCCGCCGGGGAGCAGGTGACGCGGCGGGTGGCCGGTCCGCTCCTGGGGCGGCGGATGTTGGAGGTCTTCCCCACCGAGAAGGCCCGGCAGCACTTCGCCATGTACCGCCAGGTGGTGGAGTCGGGGCAGCCGTGCGTGCTGGAGGTGATGCTGCCCGAGGACGAGGGGATGTGGCTGCGCATCACCCTGACGCGGTTCCAGGATGGCGTGCTGGTGCGCTTCCAGGACATCTCCCCGAGCAAGCGCTCGGAGCGGGAGCGGGACACGCTGCTCGTGCAGGAGGTCACGGGACGTCTGGAGGCGGAGGCGCTGGCGCGGGAGCGAGCGGGAGAGCTGAACGCGGCGCGCGAGAGGCTGGTGCAGACGGAGCGGCTGTCGGTGGCCGGGCAGCTCGCGGCGGGGGTGGGGCATGAAATCAACAACCCGCTGGCCTTCGTGACGGGCAACCTGCACGTGGCGCTCGAGCAGTTGTCGGTGGCGGCGCGGGAGCTGGGGCCCACGGTGGCCGAGCGGTTGAAGGACACGGTGCATGCGCTGGAGGATGCCCGCCGGGGCGCCGAGCGCATCCGCACCATCGTGAAGGACCTGAGGACGCTGGCGCGGGCGGACGAGACGCGGCTGGGGCCGGTGGACGTGCACGCGGCGCTGGAGTTCAGCGTGTCGCTGGCGATGCCGCACCTGCGCCACCGGGCCCAGGTGGAGCGCCGTTACGGCGTGGTGCCGCCGGTGCGGGCCAACGAGGCGAAGCTGGGGCAGGTGTTCCTCAACCTGCTCGTCAACGCGGCGCAGGCCATCCCCGAGGGAGACGTGACGCGCCACCGGGTCTCGCTGGTGACGCGGCGGGAGGGCGAGCGGGTGGTGGTGGAGGTGCGTGACACCGGCGTGGGCATGACCCCGGAGGTGCTGGCGCGCATCTTCGAGCCCTTCTTCACCACCAAGGATCAGGGAGAGGGGACGGGGCTGGGGCTCTCCATCTGCCTGGGCATCATCCATTCGATGGAGGGCGAGCTGAAGGCGGAGAGCGAGCCGGGACGGGGCAGTACGTTCCGGGTGGTGCTGCCGGTGAGCGAGGTTCTGGATGTCATGGCCGTGCCGACGCCGGCGCGGACGATGGCGGACGTGCAGGCGCGCAAGCGGGTGCTGATCATCGACGACGAGCCGGGCATCGGCTCGGTGATGAGGCGAATCCTCGGGCGGGTGCACGAGGTGGTGGTGGTGCAGAGCGGCCGCGAGGCGCTGGCGGTGCTGGAGAAGGACGACGGCTTCGACCGCGTGTTCTGCGACCTGATGATGGCGGATCTGACGGGGATGGACCTGTACGCGCGGCTGGTGGAGACGCGGCCCGAGTGCCTGTCACGTTTCGTCTACATGACGGGAGGCGGGTTCACGGACCGGGCGCGGGACTTCCTCAAGCAGGTGTCGGCGCCGCGCATCGACAAGCCCTTCGAGGCGGAGGTCATCCGGGCGTTGGTGGCGCAGGCTCCGCCGAGGCGCGCGACATAA